In Sebastes fasciatus isolate fSebFas1 chromosome 15, fSebFas1.pri, whole genome shotgun sequence, a genomic segment contains:
- the btbd7 gene encoding BTB/POZ domain-containing protein 7 isoform X1: protein MGANGSSYPHSCSPRIGGNAHAQQTFIGTSSYSQQGYGWESKLYSLEHGHERPTDRKKKSLGLATLKRRFIKRRKSSRSADHARQMRELLSGWDVRDTNALVEEYEGTAALKELSFQASLARAEAPSLQRDLAALYQHKYCTDVDLIFQGTCFPAHRAILAARCPFFKTLLSSSPGYGAEVLMDIETAGIDVPMFSALLHYLYTGEFGVGGAEDTRLQNVDVLVQLSEEFGTPNSLEADMKGLFDYMCYYDALLSFSSDSEMIESCNERGAVAAAPTVSSGCPGTPDEDLRAHKAILSARSPFFRNLLQRRIRTGEEMTERTLQTPTRIVLDESIIPRKYVQVILHCMYTDAVELGLVLRGSPSAGSLGEVQALVSGGRGASTRTEEAMELYHIALFLEFSMLAQGCEDIVVESLSLDSLVPILKWSSQPYGSKWVHRQAMHFLCEEFSQVVTSDVLYELGKEHLLCAIQSDYLQASEQDILKYVVKWGEQQLIKRMADREPNLLSGTAHSVNKRGVKRRDLDVEELKEILSPLLPFIRTEHILPPNSDVLSDALKRGLISTPPSDMLPTAEGGKANAWLRQKNAGIYVRPRLFSPYVEEAKSVLDEMMVEQTDLVRLRLVRMSNVPDTLYMVNNAVPQCCHMINHQQMASNSSTAPSVVANEIPVPQLSVVKDMIRRLQELRHTEQVQRAYALNCGEGATVSYELQLRVLREFGLADGATELLQNPYKFFPDERFGDESPILALRQVGRCRVNSSPAMDSMFTELEGVVGFHPPLPPPPPPYHPPATPSHAQLKGAWRPRVPMPAPTRSFSYPCNRTLIQRHAAAKHGSSDYSSVPRPQPPDCTNPQAMGRALLSDQQAMNMEPVMREFMPDIALGVSVMSLREQHMAEMDRDGPHSPMGPSGHHLPHGPCPSARHSHGHGPGHGHSCKRHAPEPKLEAQAEFPDLYDFSCRPATPTSAHPHPLPSFAGPDLYSHSCTPSGSYPPPYISDSQSQGRPQGRTAPDPLRLDVLSMTSQRHDGVLASPSGAQPRMGHIPRGRSNETDLTHGLGHLRSPSGNMDSYEERHTGPRDAPEEMVLAGESLGPGSLQQPHRNSVSEEIARDRRSPSKPDYPYKKSAL from the exons ATGGGTGCCAATGGATCCAGCTATCCACACTCATGCTCCCCACGCATAGGGGGAAATGCACATGCACAGCAGACTTTTATAG GGACCTCATCCTACTCTCAGCAGGGATATGGCTGGGAGTCTAAGCTATACAGCCTGGAGCACGGCCATGAGCGGCCCACagacaggaagaagaagagcctTGGTCTTGCGACCCTCAAACGGAGGTTCATCAAAAGGAGGAAGTCCAGCCGCTCAGCAGATCATGCGCGGCAGATGCGGGAGCTTTTGTCGGGATGGGACGTCCGTGACACAAACGCCCTGGTGGAGGAATACGAGGGCACGGCAGCGCTCAAGGAGCTAAGCTTTCAGGCCAGCCTCGCACGTGCTGAGGCGCCCAGCTTGCAGCGGGATCTGGCCGCCCTCTACCAGCATAAGTACTGCACTGATGTGGACCTCATCTTCCAAGGTACTTGCTTCCCAGCTCACCGGGCCATCCTGGCTGCCCGCTGCCCCTTTTTCAAGACGCTGCTGTCGTCATCCCCTGGCTATGGAGCAGAGGTTCTCATGGACATTGAGACAGCTGGCATTGATGTGCCCATGTTCTCTGCCCTACTTCACTACTTGTACACCGGGGAGTTCGGAGTGGGCGGAGCGGAGGATACCAGGCTGCAGAACGTGGACGTACTGGTGCAACTCAGTGAGGAGTTTGGTACACCCAACTCCCTGGAGGCTGATATGAAGGGCCTGTTCGATTACATGTGTTACTACGACGCTCTGCTCAGCTTCTCCTCAGACTCCGAGATGATAGAGAGCTGTAATGAGCGAGGTGCTGTGGCTGCAGCACCAACCGTGAGCTCAGGATGCCCCGGGACCCCAGACGAGGACCTTAGGGCTCACAAAGCTATCCTCTCGGCACGGTCTCCTTTCTTTAGGAACCTTTTGCAGAGGCGCATCCGCACAGGAGAGGAAATGACAGAGCGCACATTGCAGACACCCACCCGCATAGTGCTGGATGAGTCCATCATCCCGCGGAAGTATGTGCAGGTCATTCTCCACTGCATGTACACAGATGCGGTGGAGCTGGGGCTTGTGCTGCGGGGAAGCCCCTCAGCGGGCAGCCTCGGCGAGGTGCAAGCCCTGGTGTCTGGGGGCCGTGGAGCCAGCACACGCACAGAGGAGGCCATGGAGCTGTACCACATCGCTCTGTTCTTGGAGTTCAGTATGCTTGCTCAAG GCTGTGAGGACATTGTAGTGGAAAGCCTGTCTCTGGACTCGCTCGTCCCCATCCTGAAGTGGAGCTCCCAGCCGTACGGCTCCAAGTGGGTCCACAGGCAGGCCATGCATTTCCTCTGCGAGGAGTTCAGTCAGGTTGTCACCTCCGACGTCCTCTACGAGCTTGGCAAGGAGCACCTTCTCTGCGCAATTCAGTCTGACTACCTACAG GCGAGTGAACAGGACATTCTCAAGTATGTTGTTAAGTGGGGCGAGCAGCAGCTTATTAAGAGGATGGCAGACAGGG AGCCCAACCTGTTGAGCGGCACAGCCCACAGTGTAAACAAGAGGGGAGTGAAAAGGAGAGACCTGGATGTGGAGGAGCTAAAGGAGATCCTGTCTCCCCTTCTGCCCTTCATCCGAACTGAGCACATCTTACCTCCCAACAGCGACGTCCTCTCTGACGCA CTCAAAAGGGGTTTGATAAGCACCCCTCCTTCAGACATGCTGCCCACAGCCGAGGGGGGAAAAGCCAACGCCTGGTTACGGCAGAAGAACGCCGGCATCTACGTGCGTCCGCGCCTCTTCTCTCCCTATGTGGAGGAGGCTAAG TCTGTGCTTGATGAAATGATGGTGGAGCAGACAGACCTGGTGCGTTTGCGATTAGTGCGCATGTCCAACGTCCCAGACACACTCTACATGGTCAACAACGCTGTGCCTCAGTGCTGTCACATGATCAACCACCAGCAAATGGCGAGCAACTCAAGCACAGCTCCGTCGGTTGTGGCCAATGAAATTCCAG TGCCTCAGCTGTCTGTGGTAAAGGACATGATCCGGAGGCTGCAGGaactgagacacacagagcaggtcCAGAGAGCTTACGCCCTCAACTGTGGTGAAGGAGCCACCGTCAGCTACGAGCTGCAGCTGCGGGTGCTGAGGGAGTTTGGTCTGGCAGACGGAGCCACTGAGCTACTGCAG aaCCCGTACAAGTTCTTCCCTGATGAACGCTTTGGAGACGAGAGTCCAATTCTTGCTCTGCGCCAGGTGGGTCGGTGTCGGGTAAACAGCAGCCCCGCTATGGATAGCATGTTCACAGAGCTGGAAGGGGTAGTGGGCTTCCACCCTCCcctacctcctccacctcccccatACCACCCCCCTGCCACACCCAGCCATGCTCAGCTCAAGGGTGCCTGGCGTCCCCGTGTGCCCATGCCAGCCCCTACCCGTTCCTTCTCCTATCCCTGCAACCGCACCCTGATCCAGCGCCATGCGGCCGCTAAGCATGGCAGCTCAGACTACTCCTCTGTGCCCAGGCCCCAGCCCCCAGACTGCACCAACCCGCAGGCTATGGGCCGAGCTTTGCTTTCAGACCAGCAAGCG ATGAACATGGAGCCGGTTATGAGGGAGTTCATGCCTGACATTGCACTGGGTGTCTCGGTGATGTCCCTGAGGGAGCAGCACATGGCAGAGATGGACAGGGACGGCCCTCACAGCCCAATGGGCCCCTCAGGCCACCATCTGCCCCATGGGCCCTGCCCTTCTGCCCGCCACAGCCATGGCCACGGTCCTGGACACGGCCACTCCTGCAAGAGACACGCTCCTGAACCCAAGCTGGAGGCTCAAGCCGAGTTCCCCGACCTGTATGACTTCTCCTGCCGACCTGCAACCCCGACCTCCGCTCACCCTCACCCTCTGCCCTCCTTTGCAGGACCAGACCTCTACAGCCACAGCTGCACCCCCTCCGGCTCTTATCCACCCCCCTACATTTCAGACTCTCAGTCCCAGGGCCGCCCGCAGGGACGGACTGCCCCAGACCCACTACGTCTGGATGTCCTCAGTATGACCTCTCAGAGGCATGATGGAGTCCTGGCCAGCCCCTCTGGGGCCCAGCCTAGGATGGGACACATCCCAAGGGGGCGATCAAATGAGACAGACCTGACTCATGGCTTAGGCCATTTACGGTCTCCCAGTGGGAACATGGACAGCTATGAGGAGAGGCACACAGGACCTAGAGACGCCCCGGAGGAGATGGTTCTCGCTGGAGAATCATTGGGCCCGGGGTCCCTCCAGCAGCCTCACAGGAACAGTGTCAGCGAGGAGATCGCCAGAGACCGCAGGTCACCCAGCAAGCCCGACTACCCTTATAAGAAATCTGCACTTTAA
- the btbd7 gene encoding BTB/POZ domain-containing protein 7 isoform X2, translated as MGANGSSYPHSCSPRIGGNAHAQQTFIGTSSYSQQGYGWESKLYSLEHGHERPTDRKKKSLGLATLKRRFIKRRKSSRSADHARQMRELLSGWDVRDTNALVEEYEGTAALKELSFQASLARAEAPSLQRDLAALYQHKYCTDVDLIFQGTCFPAHRAILAARCPFFKTLLSSSPGYGAEVLMDIETAGIDVPMFSALLHYLYTGEFGVGGAEDTRLQNVDVLVQLSEEFGTPNSLEADMKGLFDYMCYYDALLSFSSDSEMIESCNERGAVAAAPTVSSGCPGTPDEDLRAHKAILSARSPFFRNLLQRRIRTGEEMTERTLQTPTRIVLDESIIPRKYVQVILHCMYTDAVELGLVLRGSPSAGSLGEVQALVSGGRGASTRTEEAMELYHIALFLEFSMLAQGTDSLLSDTCSASELLSTLVTGRLLRHWFIFTGMTPSF; from the exons ATGGGTGCCAATGGATCCAGCTATCCACACTCATGCTCCCCACGCATAGGGGGAAATGCACATGCACAGCAGACTTTTATAG GGACCTCATCCTACTCTCAGCAGGGATATGGCTGGGAGTCTAAGCTATACAGCCTGGAGCACGGCCATGAGCGGCCCACagacaggaagaagaagagcctTGGTCTTGCGACCCTCAAACGGAGGTTCATCAAAAGGAGGAAGTCCAGCCGCTCAGCAGATCATGCGCGGCAGATGCGGGAGCTTTTGTCGGGATGGGACGTCCGTGACACAAACGCCCTGGTGGAGGAATACGAGGGCACGGCAGCGCTCAAGGAGCTAAGCTTTCAGGCCAGCCTCGCACGTGCTGAGGCGCCCAGCTTGCAGCGGGATCTGGCCGCCCTCTACCAGCATAAGTACTGCACTGATGTGGACCTCATCTTCCAAGGTACTTGCTTCCCAGCTCACCGGGCCATCCTGGCTGCCCGCTGCCCCTTTTTCAAGACGCTGCTGTCGTCATCCCCTGGCTATGGAGCAGAGGTTCTCATGGACATTGAGACAGCTGGCATTGATGTGCCCATGTTCTCTGCCCTACTTCACTACTTGTACACCGGGGAGTTCGGAGTGGGCGGAGCGGAGGATACCAGGCTGCAGAACGTGGACGTACTGGTGCAACTCAGTGAGGAGTTTGGTACACCCAACTCCCTGGAGGCTGATATGAAGGGCCTGTTCGATTACATGTGTTACTACGACGCTCTGCTCAGCTTCTCCTCAGACTCCGAGATGATAGAGAGCTGTAATGAGCGAGGTGCTGTGGCTGCAGCACCAACCGTGAGCTCAGGATGCCCCGGGACCCCAGACGAGGACCTTAGGGCTCACAAAGCTATCCTCTCGGCACGGTCTCCTTTCTTTAGGAACCTTTTGCAGAGGCGCATCCGCACAGGAGAGGAAATGACAGAGCGCACATTGCAGACACCCACCCGCATAGTGCTGGATGAGTCCATCATCCCGCGGAAGTATGTGCAGGTCATTCTCCACTGCATGTACACAGATGCGGTGGAGCTGGGGCTTGTGCTGCGGGGAAGCCCCTCAGCGGGCAGCCTCGGCGAGGTGCAAGCCCTGGTGTCTGGGGGCCGTGGAGCCAGCACACGCACAGAGGAGGCCATGGAGCTGTACCACATCGCTCTGTTCTTGGAGTTCAGTATGCTTGCTCAAG GGACAGACAGTTTACTGTCTGATACATGCAGCGCATCTGAGCTTCTGTCAACACTCGTCACTGGTCGTCTACTTCGTCACTGGTTTATCTTTACTGGGATGACACCGTCTTTCTGA